The Clarias gariepinus isolate MV-2021 ecotype Netherlands chromosome 24, CGAR_prim_01v2, whole genome shotgun sequence region AGTGGCATCCTGTGGGAGCTTGGGCTTGAACTGCCGACCTTCTGATCTAGGTGATTTTAGAGTTTAGTGTAGGCCGACTCCGATTGTCTCAGAAGAAACTTTTCACGTCTCTTGTCTCACTCTCGCCTTTTCTCTCTGTCCGTCAGACCGGACCTGATCGAGTTCGACACGCTGAAGCGCTCAAACGCCCACTACAACCTGCAGAACGCCTTCAACATCGCAGAGAAAGAGATGGGCCTGACCAAACTGCTGGATCCtgagggtacacacacacattttgacaAACAGAAACCATTTTATAAGAGTGTGAAAGTTATTCTGTCGACTTACGACCTTGGCTTCCTTTTTGTTTTCCCACTCTTGTAGACGTGAACGTGGATCAGCCGGACGAGAAGTCGATCATCACGTACGTGGCCACCTACTACCACTACTTCAGCAAGATGAAGGCGCTTGCCGTGGAGGGCAAGCGAATCGGCAAGGTAAGAGGTCGTGAATTACGGCGACCGTGTCGAGTCGGTCATGATTATAGGTTGCCTTTTTAAggaaaaatgaataattatgtgCGTAGGTGTTGGATTACGCGATCGAGGCGGACCAACTGATCGAGAAGTACGAGACGTTGGCGTCGGAGCTGCTGCAGTGGATCGAGCAGACCATCGTTACGCTCAACGACAGGCAGCTCGCCAACTCCCTGAGCGGCGTGCAGAACCAGCTGCAGGCCTTCAACACCTACCGCACTGTGGAGAAACCACCcaagtgtgtacacacacaaactctcaaaCTACGCATACACATCCTGTAGTCTTGGATGAATTTCTGTAAACGTTTTGTGTGTCGTGACAGATTCACAGAGAAGGGGAATTTGGAGGTTCTCCTGTTCACCATTCAAAGCAAAATGAGAGCCAACAACCAGAAGGTCTACATGCCTCGTGAGGGAAAACTCATTTCCGACATAAACAAGGTACTAGTTGTGACATTCTTGCATTACCGTGCCTAGTTCAGCGAATCGCGTTTCTAAGCCTAGTTGCTCTGTTATTGACTGAGCAGGCGTGGGAACGGCTGGAGAAGGCGGAGCACGAGCGCGAGCTGGCTCTGAGGAACGAACTGATTCGCCAGGAGAAGCTGGAGATGTTGGCAGCACGATTCGACCGCAAAGCCGCCATGAGGGAGACGTGGCTCAGCGAGAACCAGCGCCTCGTCTCGCAGGTCAGAGAGGAAGCCGATGATAACTCGGGTGTCAGAAAACGTCTGCGtagaaaaaactaaacacattttacattctgtaacatataaacatattttactcACTCTCTTCCTTTTAAATCAGGACAACTTCGGGTTCGATCTTGGCGCCGTGGAAGCGGCGACGCGCAAGCACGAGGCCATCGAGACGGACATTGGCGCGTACGGAGAGCGTGTGGCCGCCGTCGAAGCCGTAGCCCGCGAGCTCGAAGCGGAGGCATACCATGACGTGCGGCGTATCCTGGCACGCCGGGACAATGTCCTGCGTCTCtgggagtacctgaaggaactGCTCACAGCCAGACGGGAAAGACTCACGGCACATCGCGACCTGCAGAGGCTCCTTCAGGAGATGAGCCACATTATGGACTGGATGGAGGACATGAAGGTGTGCAAGATGGTACCTCCCTCAGTCCTGCATGgtagtttaattaaaaattttaatggcTCACATgctcgtgtgtttgtgtgtagggtCGTCTGCAGTCACAGGACAGTGGTAAACACCTTCACGACGTGGAGGACTTGCTCCAGAAACACACACTGGTGGAGGCAGACATCTCGGCGCAGTCGGAGAGGATCAAGGCGGTGCAGGCCGCAGCAAATCGCTTCACCTCTGACGAAATGAGTGAgcgcacagatacacacactgacacacacagattgttgcattgtatacacacaaacacacttaagTGTCTAGTTCCCGATAACCCTTCATTACTCATGGATTTACAACTTAACTTCTCTTCTCAGCCTATAAGCCGTGTGAGCCAGCGCTGGTGGAGGAGAAGGTGGCGCTCCTGGGCCACACGTACGAAGAATTGGGCCGGCTAGCGGCCGAGCGTCGGGCACAGCTGGAGGACTCACGGCGTCTCTGGCAGCTGCTGTGGGAGCTCGGTGAGGAGGCGGCATGGATGCGTGAACAGGAGCAGATCATGGCGACGGAGGAGTGCGGCAAAGACCTGTCCTCTGCCCTGCGCCTGCTCTCCAAGCACGAGGCATTCCGTGACGAGATGGCGGCTCGCTACGGCCCGCTCGGGAACAGCATCGCCACCGGGGAGCAGCTGGTGAAGGAGGGGCACTGCGAAGCGCCGAAGATCACAGAGAGGATCAAAGAGATTAAAGCTCAGTGGGAGCGACTGGAGGAGGTGAGGAAGAAAGGAGAGTGGAGGAGGACGTGTATAGGGATGGATGGAGAGAGatgcatgatgatgatgatgatgatgatgatgattgaaGGATGAGTGGTTCGATGGATGAATGAATTCATAAATTAATCAATTCAGTCAGAGTCAGTCATAATGATCTTTCTATCCCCTCCCTCTCTTACTTCTCTCTGGTCCAACTAGGCATCTCGTTTGCGAGAGCAGCGCCTGAAGGAGTCTGTAGCTTTCCACCAGTTCCAGACTGATGCTAATGATATGGAAGCCTGGCTCCAGGAGGCTCTCAGACAGGTAACACACTCCCTTTGAGACATCTTGGAGTTTCCCAGTAAGATAACAGCCACTGTGTGATTTAACTGTAGTTACTGTAGGTatgtaaactaaaaatgttccTAACAGTGTTGCAGTGACGTAACTAAATGTGAAGTGATGTAACAGTGATTGTGAGCAGTGCTACAGCGACAGAACTGTGAATATGGTGTTTCTAATGTAACAATGAGGTAACTGTAACGTTTATAACTGCGTAACACTGAGGTAACTGTAACGTTTATAACTGCGTAACACTGAGGTAACTGTAACGTTTATAACTGCGTAACACCGAGGTAACTAACGTTTATAACTGCGTAACACTGAGGTAACTGTAACGTTTATAACTGCGTAACACTGAGGTAACTAACATTTATAACTGCGTAACACTGAGGTAACTAACGTTTATAACTGCGTAACACTGAGGTAACTGTAACGTTTATAACTGCGTAACACTGAGGTAACTGTAACGTTTATAACTGCGTAACACTGAGGTAACTGTAACGTTTATAACTGCGTAACACTGAGGTAACTGTAACGTTTATAACTGCGTAACACTGAGGTAACTGTAACGTTTATAACTGCGTAACACTGAGGTAACTGTAACGTTTATAACTGCGTAACACCAGAGTAACTGTAACTGCGATGTAACAATATAACATCAAGGTAACTAACTGCGACTTTGTAACACCGTAACACTGAGGTAACTGTGCTGTGTGTAACAGCTTAGCACTGAGGTAACTGTGCTGTGTGTAACAGCTTAGCACTGAGGTAACTGTGCTGTGTGTAACAGCTTAGCACTGAGGTAACTGTGCTGTGTGTAACAGCTTAACACTGAGGTAACTGTGCTGTGTGTAACAGCTTAACACTGAGGTAACTGTGCTGTGTGTAACAGCTTAACACTGAGGTAACTGTGCTGTGTGTAACAGCTTAACACTGAGGTAACTGTGCTGTGTGTAACAGCTTAACACTGAGGTAACTGTGCTGTGTGTAACAGCTTAACACTGAGGTAACTGTGCTGTGTGTAACAGCTTAACACTGAGGTAACTGTGCTGTGTGTAACAGCTTAACACTGTGAGGAAAGGAATGTTTTTAGCAGCGTAACACTGAGGTAACTATAACTGCGCTATTTGAAACAATGACACTCCAAGGAACCGGTAACTGTGACGTTTGTAACAATGTAACACTGAGGTAACTGTGACGTTTATAACAATGTAACACTAAGTAACTAACTGCAACGTTTGTATCTGTAATCGCTATGTTTTTGTCACGTAGGTAACTGTAACTGCACTGTGTTACAGTGACAGAACTATAACTCTAATGTCTGTAACAGGATTACTGTGATCTGTTTGATGATTACATGAATGTAACTGCTATGTTTATGAAAGTATTAAAGGGGTGAAACTGTTACCTCAGTTTCACAAAGTAAAATTGACAGAACTTGTAGTAAGAACTGTAAGTTTACTGTAATTGCGATATTCATTATACTGATGTAGATCAAATTTTAGGATTAGCAATGTGATGTTACTATAACGGCATGCTAATCACCTGTGCGTGTCGTGGCAGGTGTCCAGTCAGGAGGTCGGCCATGACGAGTACTCTACACAGACCCTGGCACGGAAACAGAAGGAGGTGGAGAAGGAGATCCAGAGCCATCGATCTCTCATCGACTCGCTGCACGAGCAGGCCCAAAGCCTGCCTTCAGAATACGCGCAGTCTCCACAGGTACAGTACATGAGTGCTTACTCACCTCGGGCACCTGCACACTCTGGGCTTTTCCTCATAGCCCTCTGGTAaaccctgtctctctgtcaggTGGAGGGTCGTCTCCCTGCTATAGAGCAGCGCTACGAGGAGCTGATGGCGCTGTCCTCGGCGCGGCGCGACGCCCTGGAGGGTGCCCTGGCACTGTACCGTATGTACAGCGAGGCTGACGCGTGCAAGCTGTGGATCGGAGAGAAGGAACAGTGGCTCCTTAACATGGACATCCCGTCTAAACTCGAGGATCTTGAGGTGGTCCAGCAGAGGTGAGTGAGCTAATGGGAAGGAGAGGCTGTTTAAGGGCTgggaacagaaaaaaagagtgaTTAGCAGATCAAACTTTCCGACAAGCATGATGCCTACGTGTCGCAACGTGAAATATTTCAGTGGAATTGTTTGTTGATGTCTTGCAGATTCGAGACTCTGGAACCAGAGATGAATAATATCGGCTCTCGCGTCGCCGACGTGAATCAGGTCGCGGAACAGCTGCTCAAATCCGACAACTGCGACAAAGAGCAGATTCATCAGACTCAGGACCAACTCAATGACAGGTACATGTACACGAACACTCAATAACTGAACAAGCACGACCAAACAGGATGCTGACCTTTCGCTCGGCCTGTAGGTGGCGTGAGTTCCAGCAGCTGGCTGGTGACCGGAAGCAGGCGCTGGAATCCGCTCTGAACATCCAGAACTACCACCTGGAGTGTAACGAGCTCCAGAGCTGGATGAAGGAGAAGAACAAAGTGATCGAGTCCACTCAGGGGCTCGGCAACGACCTCGCCGGGGTCATGGCCTTGCAGCGCAAGCTCACGGGGATGGAGCGAGACCTGGAGGCCATACAGGTGCGTAGCCTCGAatgtgaccaatcagaatttgtgtgtatatttcCATAACAtaccgtatacacacacactcgtttgCATACGGAAGGAAGCTTATGCTAATACATAGTGGGTTAGAGGATCTGCAGTACAATGACGTACATGATCACACACGTAGAGGCCCTGAGTGAGCCAAGAGCCCTGGaggctatacacacacacacacacacacacacacacacgtgtatacacttGCGGAGGCTCGGAAGCTTTGATGAGAGACCTGCAGGTAATAAACCTgctgacacatacagtaaatgcacacatacacacacacacacaaaaccgcACTATATCAACATTGAAATTAAATATGATTCTAAAGATGTATCTGAAAGTTGTCGTAGTATCGATAATGCAAAATTATTAGTTGTTGCCTTTAAACTTGTAATCTGATGCGCCAGTGTTCACATAAACACGCTGTAAACACAGGGTAAGCTTGGCGGGCAGCGCGCCGAGGCAGAGAAACTGGCGTCCGAGCACCCCGAGCAGGCGGAGGAGATCCGGGCGCGGCTGGCTGACATGGAGGAGGGGTGGGAGGAGCTGTGCGGCACCATGAAGAAGCGCGAGGAGAGCCTGGGCGAGGCGTCCAAGCTGCAGGGCTTCCTGCGGCACCTCGACGACTTCCAGGCCTGGCTGGCACGCACGCAGACGGCCGTGGCCTCCGAGGACACGCCCACCTCGCTCGCCGAAGCGGAAAAGTTCCAGTCTCAGCACGATGCCATCAAGAACGAGGTGGACAACTACCGTGACGACTACGAGAGGATCAAGGCCACCGGCGCAGAGGTGAGAAAGGCTAATTGTGTGTCGCGCGATATAAAGTAGACAGACGGACTAAAAAGGCCAAAACTAAGGCAGACGAGACAGATGGACGTCAGATTCACATATTGACGCTGTGtttccttgtgtgtgtttgcgcgtaGGTGACCCAAGGCCAGACGGACGCTCAGCACATGTTCCTGGCGCAACGGCTACAGGCTCTGGACACGGACTGGCAGGACCTGCGCAGGATGTGGGAGAGCAGACAGTGCCTGCTGGCCCAGGCCTTCGACTTCCAGACCTTCCTCAGAGATGCCAAGCAGGCAGAGAGCTTCCTCAACAACCAGGTTAGAGCCAAAGAGCGAGAGCAAGCCAGAAAGGTGATGAGCGTAGAGGGAATTGATAAAAGCGTGATCAGATATAATTCTACAACTTATCCCCTCTCTTCAGGAGTACGTCCTGTCGCACACCGAGATGCCGTCGAGCCTGGAGGGGGCGCTGGAGGCCATCAAGAAGCACGAGGACTTCATGACCACCATGGAGGCCAGCGAGGAGAAGATAAATGGGGTGGTCGAGTCCGGGCGGCGGCTCGTATCTGAAGGCAACGCCGAGAAGATCCAGGAGAAAGCCGACTCCATCGAGGAGAGGTGAGGAGGAAGGGGAAGAGATGAGAAGGGACATGTGTAGCGCTGGCGCCCTCTGGTGGATATTTATCAGACCAATATGTGAACGTCTCTAAAGCTCCGCTTTGTTTAGTAGTAAAGAAACGCCTACTAGTTATTCACTTATGAAAGCATCTTTCTATAAACCATTGAAATAATATTCACAAGAAAGTCTAATGTcgaatgatttattatttttatttaattgtgtttttcaGGCACCAGAAGAACAAACAGGCCGCTAACGAGCTGCTGGGGAAACTGAAGGATAACAGAGAGCTGCAGCGCTTCCTCCAGGATGGACaggaggtacacacacacacacacacagtctcacacacacaccataaaacTGCCactgtggttgttgtttttttctccatgcTGGATGTTGGTCCATCACCCAAGATTCCATTTGGACCCGTTTTGGTTAATTAGTAATAAATGAACAGTCACtgatttctctctgtctttctccatAGCTGAGTCTGTGGATTAGTGAGAAGATGCTGACGGCTCAGGACATGACGTACGACGAGGCCAGGAACCTGCACAGCAAGTGGCAGAAACACCAAGCCTTCATGGCTGAGCTGGCGTCCAACAAAGACTGGCTGGACAAAATcgataaggtgtgtgtgtgtgtgtgtgtttatatatacatactaaTGCACATTAACCTAAAACTAAATGACCAAGTGTTTGAGCtaaatctctctctgtctctctgaatTTCTCTCAGGAGGGTCAGGCTCTGGTGAAGGAGAAGCCCGAGCTGGAGGAGACGGTATCCGAGACACTGAGTGAGCTGCAGAAGCAGTGGGATTTGTTGGAGACGACCACGCAGACCAAAGCCCAGTGTCTGTTCGATGCCAACCGCGCCGAGCTCTTCACCCAGAGCTGCTCGGCCCTCGACACCTGGCTGCAGAACCTCTCCTCACAGCTGCAGAGCGACGACTTCGGCAAGGACCTGACCAGCGTCAACATCCTGCTCAAGAAACACCAGGTATGGAGGTGTGGGGGAAAAGAGCTGACCGACCTGATCGTGACCTGACTGGAAGCCGATGGAGCTTAGAGACGGTCTCTAGTTGGGATAAAGTCAATTCCCCTAAATATGAGTCAGTTGGcaatcccccccccaaaaaaagagtTGATTCTATGATTTAGAAAGCTTTAGAATGACCTGTAATTAACTCTTTTAAGGACTGACTCTAAAGGGTCAATTCACTGAGTCTGTTCAGGTAAATAACTTTGGAGTCAATTCCAGTCGATTCAATGATATTAGTCAATTAGAAAGCTTTTAGAGTCCGTCTAAACAAAAAGAGTCGATTCATTAAAAAACTTTGGAGTCGATCCCAGAAAGAGTCGATGCACTGATGCCAGACTTTTTTCCCCAGACGTTTAGATCGTCGGCCCACCAAAAAAGGTCACACCAAAAAAGGTCACACCAAAAATCTAGCGATGAGAAAGTGTGCAGGACGGATTTAATAAAAGCTGTTTGTAATATCAGGcaggtttttaattaaatgaaacttaactataaaaaaaaaaaaaacagtttaatttGTATCCTcttatactgtttattatataatcaCAGAACAGGTATAAACAGTAAAGACTTGATGGTacatgtgtgtttctgtgtgtgtgtgtgtgtgtgtgtgtgtgtcagatgcTGGAGCACCAGATGGAGGTGCGTGAGAAGGAGGTGCAGTCCCTGCAGTCTCAGGCTCTGGCCCTGTCTCAGGAGGACGCCGGTGTCCCCGAGGTGGACGGCCAGCAGAGGAGAGTGATCGACACCTTCGGTCAGCTCCAGGATCCTCTAGAGCAGAGACGGAAACACCTGCTGGCGTCTAAAGAGGCTCATCAGTTCAACAGAGACCTGGAGGATGAGATAGTGAGActtacacacttcacacacacacacgcacacacacacacacttcaagtccaggtttgtttaaaaatactcATCCCCTGCTCAACCTGAGACAGTTCTAGGCTCTGAAAGCTTCAGAGTCAATCCTGAAAATATTGAATTcaccaattatttttttacgtAAGACTcatttccaaagttttggaattaataaaaaaaaaagttttttcaaaATATTGGAGTCAGTATCATAAGGAGATTTGATTCGCCAATTTCAGGCTGTGAACTCAATGAGTCATTTCCAAAGCTTGGGAGTCGATTTTAAAATGGTTTGTCCACAGATTGCAGCCTTTGAAATTGATGATTCATTTCTAGATGTCTTTAAAAGCTAGAACCCATTTCCAAAGTCAATACAAAATGATTTGATTTACTGAATCAatgccatgaaacctccaaagctttggagacAATTCTAAGAAGATTTAAAAATACAGATTCAAGGCTATGAAACGCACGTCCTTTTCAACTCTCTTAATTTAATTGTACGATGATTCGATTCACAGAGTCCAGGCCTTTAAAACCAATTAATCATTTCAATGAGTAGTCAAAGATTCGATTAAAATTACAGCCTTTGAAAGCTAAGAGTCTTTTCAAACCCTTTGGAATTGATCCAAAATGATTCGATTCACAGAGTCGTGGCTGTGAAACTTACGATTCATTTCCAAAGCTTTGACATCAGTTCAAAATGATTCAATTTAACAATTTCAGGCTTTCAAACCTACGAGTCACTTCCAAAGTCGATTCTAAAAGGATTCAGCTCATTGATTACAGACTTTTAAATGTATGAGtcatttccaaatgtttggaGTCGATTCTTAACAAATTTGATTCATCAGTTCCAGACTTAAATGGTATTAAGTAATTAGTCACGTAAACTGATGAACTGTTTAACAACACTAACtgtctttatttataacaaatatggaataaaatggtgtgcatgtgtgaaatCTAACACGTTTCATGTGGTTCCTCCTCTCCTGTAGTTGTGGGTGAAGGAGAGAATGCCTCTGGCTAAATCTATGGAACACGGCAAAGACCTGCCCAGCGTTCAGCTGCTCATCAAGAAGAACCAGGTAACCGAGACCACGCAAAGAAGTGTTGAGTATTTGAGGTTCTGATTTCCCTCTTTCTCACTCACGTTCCCTCGTGTTCCTTCTCAGACCCTGCAGAAGGAGATCCAGGGCCACCAGCCTCGCATCGACGACCTGCAGACGCACGGGCGCGACATGATCCCCGGCCGCGGGGAAGGGGTGAACGCGGAGCGCCAGACGGAGCTGGACGAGCGACAGGCGGTGCTGGACGAGCGTCTGAACGAGCTCGAGGAGCTGTGGTCGCGGCTCATCTCGGAGACGGAGAAGAGACACGCGCGGCTGGTGGAGGCCCATCGCGCTCAGCAGTTCTACACGGACGCGGCCGAAGCCGAGGCCTGGATGGGAGAACAGGAGCTGCACATGATGTCCGAAGAGAAGGCCAAGGTACAGAATGTGGGCTTATAATGATTAGGATAATTGGAGCGCTTTTATGTTTGTGTCGCTGATCGTAATTGTTTGTATAGGACGAGCAGAGCGCGTTGGTGATGGTGAAGAAGCACGAGAGTCTGGAGCAGGCGCTGGAGGATTACGCACAGACCATCCACCAGCTGGCCAACAGCAGCAGACTCATGGTGGAGGGTGAACATCCTGAGAGGTGAGGAGCATCTCTCTAAAACAGCTGTGTGAAAAAACAAAGAtacttattgtgtgtgtgtgtgtgtgtcagtgagcgGATCACGCTGAGGCAGGCTCAGGTGGACAAGCTGTACGCCGGACTGAAGGACCTGGCCGAGGAGAGGCGGGGGAAACTGCAGGAGCGTCTGCGTCTCACCCAGCTGAAGCGAGAGGTGGACGATCTGGAGCAGTGGATTGCCGAGAGGGAGGTGGTCGCCGGGTCGCACGAGCTCGGGCAGGACTACGAGCAC contains the following coding sequences:
- the LOC128512018 gene encoding spectrin family protein isoform X3; its protein translation is MSAISPTDFDSVEIQQQYNDINNRWELAAEPEWDNENSSARLFERSRIKALADEREAVQKKTFTKWVNSHLGRVTCRISDLYTDLRDGRMLIRLLEVLSSEQLPKPTKGRMRIHCLENVDKALQFLKEQKVHLENMGSHDIVDGNHRLTLGLIWTIILRFQIQDISVETEDNKEKKSAKDALLLWCQMKTAGYPNVNVHNFTTSWRDGLAFNAIVHKHRPDLIEFDTLKRSNAHYNLQNAFNIAEKEMGLTKLLDPEDVNVDQPDEKSIITYVATYYHYFSKMKALAVEGKRIGKVLDYAIEADQLIEKYETLASELLQWIEQTIVTLNDRQLANSLSGVQNQLQAFNTYRTVEKPPKFTEKGNLEVLLFTIQSKMRANNQKVYMPREGKLISDINKAWERLEKAEHERELALRNELIRQEKLEMLAARFDRKAAMRETWLSENQRLVSQDNFGFDLGAVEAATRKHEAIETDIGAYGERVAAVEAVARELEAEAYHDVRRILARRDNVLRLWEYLKELLTARRERLTAHRDLQRLLQEMSHIMDWMEDMKGRLQSQDSGKHLHDVEDLLQKHTLVEADISAQSERIKAVQAAANRFTSDEMTYKPCEPALVEEKVALLGHTYEELGRLAAERRAQLEDSRRLWQLLWELGEEAAWMREQEQIMATEECGKDLSSALRLLSKHEAFRDEMAARYGPLGNSIATGEQLVKEGHCEAPKITERIKEIKAQWERLEEASRLREQRLKESVAFHQFQTDANDMEAWLQEALRQVSSQEVGHDEYSTQTLARKQKEVEKEIQSHRSLIDSLHEQAQSLPSEYAQSPQVEGRLPAIEQRYEELMALSSARRDALEGALALYRMYSEADACKLWIGEKEQWLLNMDIPSKLEDLEVVQQRFETLEPEMNNIGSRVADVNQVAEQLLKSDNCDKEQIHQTQDQLNDRWREFQQLAGDRKQALESALNIQNYHLECNELQSWMKEKNKVIESTQGLGNDLAGVMALQRKLTGMERDLEAIQGKLGGQRAEAEKLASEHPEQAEEIRARLADMEEGWEELCGTMKKREESLGEASKLQGFLRHLDDFQAWLARTQTAVASEDTPTSLAEAEKFQSQHDAIKNEVDNYRDDYERIKATGAEVTQGQTDAQHMFLAQRLQALDTDWQDLRRMWESRQCLLAQAFDFQTFLRDAKQAESFLNNQEYVLSHTEMPSSLEGALEAIKKHEDFMTTMEASEEKINGVVESGRRLVSEGNAEKIQEKADSIEERHQKNKQAANELLGKLKDNRELQRFLQDGQELSLWISEKMLTAQDMTYDEARNLHSKWQKHQAFMAELASNKDWLDKIDKEGQALVKEKPELEETVSETLSELQKQWDLLETTTQTKAQCLFDANRAELFTQSCSALDTWLQNLSSQLQSDDFGKDLTSVNILLKKHQMLEHQMEVREKEVQSLQSQALALSQEDAGVPEVDGQQRRVIDTFGQLQDPLEQRRKHLLASKEAHQFNRDLEDEILWVKERMPLAKSMEHGKDLPSVQLLIKKNQTLQKEIQGHQPRIDDLQTHGRDMIPGRGEGVNAERQTELDERQAVLDERLNELEELWSRLISETEKRHARLVEAHRAQQFYTDAAEAEAWMGEQELHMMSEEKAKDEQSALVMVKKHESLEQALEDYAQTIHQLANSSRLMVEGEHPESERITLRQAQVDKLYAGLKDLAEERRGKLQERLRLTQLKREVDDLEQWIAEREVVAGSHELGQDYEHVTMLRDRFREFARDTSAIGQERVDAVNAQADALIESGHPENASVAEWKDGLNEAWADLLELMDTRTQMLAASYELQRFQQDAREALARVRNKREALNSAELGRDLNTVQHLHRQHTAYEHDVHALSGQVTQVQDDAARLQKAYAGEKADDIHRHERAVTEAWEELLAATQARRLLLLDTVEKFRFFNVVRDLMLWMDGINLQIQSHDSPRDVSSAGLVIAHHQDIKAEIEARSGSFTACTDMGQALINNNHYASDEIREKLKQLQEKRDEINHKWQDKMDHLQIVLEVLQFSRDACTAESWLAGQEPLVCTGKLGSDVDEVESLIKRHEALEKLTAGWEERFTLLEKLTTLEEQEIQRRKEEEERARRPPTPPPAEEVVQSEVEYESGARTSLDQTTLNQSVSVNGVHSDQDTSQGSEGESVNGPGQDSGLDTASRHEPTGTLPARVDATTEAMEGMLCRKQEMEIQGKKAANRSWQNVYCVLRKGSLGFYKDNKSAANGIPYHGEVPISLGEATCEVAHDYKKRKNVFKLKLGDGKEFLFQAKDEAEMSSWIRAILSSMQASNTDDFSPAPPLTRAMTMPPMSPSEGEGVTMRNKDGKEKDREKRFSFFGKKK
- the LOC128512018 gene encoding spectrin family protein isoform X4; the protein is MEYGRLEREPSLSPAAFVNQVQYSNIMEGRFKQLQDEREAVQKKTFTKWVNSHLGRVTCRISDLYTDLRDGRMLIRLLEVLSSEQLPKPTKGRMRIHCLENVDKALQFLKEQKVHLENMGSHDIVDGNHRLTLGLIWTIILRFQIQDISVETEDNKEKKSAKDALLLWCQMKTAGYPNVNVHNFTTSWRDGLAFNAIVHKHRPDLIEFDTLKRSNAHYNLQNAFNIAEKEMGLTKLLDPEDVNVDQPDEKSIITYVATYYHYFSKMKALAVEGKRIGKVLDYAIEADQLIEKYETLASELLQWIEQTIVTLNDRQLANSLSGVQNQLQAFNTYRTVEKPPKFTEKGNLEVLLFTIQSKMRANNQKVYMPREGKLISDINKAWERLEKAEHERELALRNELIRQEKLEMLAARFDRKAAMRETWLSENQRLVSQDNFGFDLGAVEAATRKHEAIETDIGAYGERVAAVEAVARELEAEAYHDVRRILARRDNVLRLWEYLKELLTARRERLTAHRDLQRLLQEMSHIMDWMEDMKGRLQSQDSGKHLHDVEDLLQKHTLVEADISAQSERIKAVQAAANRFTSDEMTYKPCEPALVEEKVALLGHTYEELGRLAAERRAQLEDSRRLWQLLWELGEEAAWMREQEQIMATEECGKDLSSALRLLSKHEAFRDEMAARYGPLGNSIATGEQLVKEGHCEAPKITERIKEIKAQWERLEEASRLREQRLKESVAFHQFQTDANDMEAWLQEALRQVSSQEVGHDEYSTQTLARKQKEVEKEIQSHRSLIDSLHEQAQSLPSEYAQSPQVEGRLPAIEQRYEELMALSSARRDALEGALALYRMYSEADACKLWIGEKEQWLLNMDIPSKLEDLEVVQQRFETLEPEMNNIGSRVADVNQVAEQLLKSDNCDKEQIHQTQDQLNDRWREFQQLAGDRKQALESALNIQNYHLECNELQSWMKEKNKVIESTQGLGNDLAGVMALQRKLTGMERDLEAIQGKLGGQRAEAEKLASEHPEQAEEIRARLADMEEGWEELCGTMKKREESLGEASKLQGFLRHLDDFQAWLARTQTAVASEDTPTSLAEAEKFQSQHDAIKNEVDNYRDDYERIKATGAEVTQGQTDAQHMFLAQRLQALDTDWQDLRRMWESRQCLLAQAFDFQTFLRDAKQAESFLNNQEYVLSHTEMPSSLEGALEAIKKHEDFMTTMEASEEKINGVVESGRRLVSEGNAEKIQEKADSIEERHQKNKQAANELLGKLKDNRELQRFLQDGQELSLWISEKMLTAQDMTYDEARNLHSKWQKHQAFMAELASNKDWLDKIDKEGQALVKEKPELEETVSETLSELQKQWDLLETTTQTKAQCLFDANRAELFTQSCSALDTWLQNLSSQLQSDDFGKDLTSVNILLKKHQMLEHQMEVREKEVQSLQSQALALSQEDAGVPEVDGQQRRVIDTFGQLQDPLEQRRKHLLASKEAHQFNRDLEDEILWVKERMPLAKSMEHGKDLPSVQLLIKKNQTLQKEIQGHQPRIDDLQTHGRDMIPGRGEGVNAERQTELDERQAVLDERLNELEELWSRLISETEKRHARLVEAHRAQQFYTDAAEAEAWMGEQELHMMSEEKAKDEQSALVMVKKHESLEQALEDYAQTIHQLANSSRLMVEGEHPESERITLRQAQVDKLYAGLKDLAEERRGKLQERLRLTQLKREVDDLEQWIAEREVVAGSHELGQDYEHVTMLRDRFREFARDTSAIGQERVDAVNAQADALIESGHPENASVAEWKDGLNEAWADLLELMDTRTQMLAASYELQRFQQDAREALARVRNKREALNSAELGRDLNTVQHLHRQHTAYEHDVHALSGQVTQVQDDAARLQKAYAGEKADDIHRHERAVTEAWEELLAATQARRLLLLDTVEKFRFFNVVRDLMLWMDGINLQIQSHDSPRDVSSAGLVIAHHQDIKAEIEARSGSFTACTDMGQALINNNHYASDEIREKLKQLQEKRDEINHKWQDKMDHLQIVLEVLQFSRDACTAESWLAGQEPLVCTGKLGSDVDEVESLIKRHEALEKLTAGWEERFTLLEKLTTLEEQEIQRRKEEEERARRPPTPPPAEEVVQSEVEYESGARTSLDQTTLNQSVSVNGVHSDQDTSQGSEGESVNGPGQDSGLDTASRHEPTGTLPARVDATTEAMEGMLCRKQEMEIQGKKAANRSWQNVYCVLRKGSLGFYKDNKSAANGIPYHGEVPISLGEATCEVAHDYKKRKNVFKLKLGDGKEFLFQAKDEAEMSSWIRAILSSMQASNTDDFSPAPPLTRAMTMPPMSPSEGEGVTMRNKDGKEKDREKRFSFFGKKK